From Effusibacillus pohliae DSM 22757, the proteins below share one genomic window:
- a CDS encoding glycerol-3-phosphate responsive antiterminator — MRLLSVLREKPIILALKNDKDIELAVKSSAKVVFLLGGNIFEMIDPLGQLKQSGKSVFLHVDMMGGVARDAHGIEYLAKQTPIDGIVTTRSNLIQCAKTCGMITVQRLFLLDSYSLNTGIKMVEQSKPDAVEMLPGLVIPRLSSELKKRIKLPIIAGGFINELADAELILQANVVGLSTSSRTLWQWQDGQPE; from the coding sequence TGCGGGAAAAGCCTATCATATTGGCACTCAAAAATGATAAGGATATTGAACTGGCCGTAAAAAGCAGCGCCAAAGTGGTCTTTTTGCTGGGCGGGAATATTTTTGAGATGATAGATCCTCTCGGGCAATTAAAACAATCTGGAAAAAGCGTATTTTTGCATGTGGATATGATGGGGGGAGTTGCCAGGGACGCTCATGGAATAGAGTATTTGGCCAAACAAACACCCATCGATGGGATTGTTACAACCAGAAGCAACCTGATCCAGTGTGCGAAGACGTGCGGGATGATAACTGTTCAGCGCCTTTTTCTGCTTGATTCGTATTCTCTTAACACAGGGATCAAAATGGTTGAACAGTCAAAGCCGGATGCGGTCGAAATGCTGCCTGGATTGGTTATTCCCCGGCTCTCGTCGGAATTGAAGAAACGAATTAAGCTGCCGATTATTGCAGGCGGATTTATTAATGAACTGGCTGATGCAGAATTGATATTGCAGGCAAACGTAGTAGGGCTATCAACATCAAGCCGAACATTGTGGCAGTGGCAAGACGGTCAACCAGAATAG